From the Sardina pilchardus chromosome 11, fSarPil1.1, whole genome shotgun sequence genome, the window gtaaataaatacaataataaatacatgcatgcacacatggatACCCTCATTTTAACTAGCCAATGAGTCATGGTGTTCCATGGTTCACTGGTCTGGAATGTAACATTTATTAAATACCATACCTGTCATGTTATGAAGTAAGAGGTACAGTATTTTGATCATAATCTGTACAAAAGATATCATGTTTTCAAGGATATGTGGAGTGTATTTGCTCCACACATATGGTATTTTAACATACTATACAAATATTTTAGATGCCCATCAGGTGGATTTAAGAACTAAATGCAAATACACAAGTACTTTCTATTTAGTGGCAAAAAAGTTCACATTTAGTAAACATTTTAAACTGCCTTCACACTTTTAAATAATAGCCACTCTCATTCCTCTCAGCAACATCTTCCAGACACGCACTCTTACCGGGTTCAGGGACGAGCACATCTGGATGTCCATCGTGGACCCGCCGCGGCGCAGCCCGTTCACCCGTGCCCAGAGGGTCTCCTGCTGCATGAGCCTGCTGCTCTGCACCATGGCCATCAACATCATGTTCTGGAAGGCTCCGGTCGACGAGAACTCGCCCGTTATTGTCCAGATAGGTGAGTCGGCCTCTGCTTTGCTATGGTCAATGAGGTTCTTAGGTATTGTGTATTCTGACAGGACAATTACGAAAACTTGCCTGTTATTGTCCAGATACTGTAGGTGAGTCAGCCTCTGCTATGGCCAATATGGTTCTTAGGTATACTGTAGTCTGCCAGGACAATTACAAAAACTCGCCTGTATTGTCCAGATAGGTGAGTCAGCCTCTGCTATGGTCAATGAGGTTCTTAGGTATTCTGTATTCTGACAGGACAATTAAGTATCGGGTATAGGTGGACAGTACTATTGAAATGGTGCTGACTCCAGAAGACTGGGATTGAGCTATAAAATGAAGGGGTTTCATCATAATGGATCGTTCAAGGTTATTTTCATAACATTCACATAATAACACTTAACCATTCAAATAGGGGATTTAAGCCATAAGCCCCAAGAGGCCATcatttacactgattttagaacagccaAGGGGcattgttaggcacgacgcgctagcagagagttttttttaattgaaaacacttcagAACTGGCAGCAATGACGCGTGTTTGCTGATGTTGCCACGCCACGTGTTGCTGTAGCACACTGTCGCTGTAGCAGCGCATGATGTCCCTGTGACACCCCAGGTACGTTGAAGATCACCTGGGCGGAGGTCATCATCGGTGTGGAGAGCGGCCTCCTCATGTTCCCCATCAACATCCTCATAATCACCATCTTCCGCAGCATCAGGCCACGCCTCCAGCCACCAAAGGCCCCGCAGAGTGGCACACAGAACCAGAAGGCTGTGGCTGTTGCCATGCCAACTCTCCTCAAGGTCCGCTTTGAAatgatggcctgtgtgtgtgtgtgtgtgtgtgtgtgtgtgtgcgtgtgtgagagagagtgtctcaTGAAATCTTACAGCCTTGAGTCACTCTGCCGCTTCACTGTgatctccccttctctttagAACTGAATGTTCAATGCATggcgtgtgttttttttctgacataCCCTCCCTGGCTCTCAAGGCTTCAATACATATCTTAGAAATGCAACACCACTGAACAACTGAACAACCTTGCTGTCATTTGACCAGGAAATTGAGGAGGTGGTGAATATGCTCAGCAAAAGCCCCAAAAACCAAATCAAGCCGCTGGCAGGGACGTTGCAGTCTTCTGCAGACCTCTCCGCAGCTTTGGACGTCATTCATACGGTTATTCATGTGATGCAAGGTCTGCCATCCACACAGTTAACCCATACATTATTCATATACATTGATATGCTTATAGATACGCACTGCTACCCCTGAGTCCTTACCCTTGGTTCCTTAGGAGAGACTGAGAGCGATCACCATTGGGTCCACTGCAGCCATTTTGTGCTGTACTCTCTGGCCCGCCTGTCCGAGTCCCTGGAGCGGCTGGGCGCCGGGGCCTTCTCCTGCACAGAGGAATACCAATGCGTCAGGAGCATGATGGGATTGCTGCTGAAGAAGGCAGAGATGGTGGCCATGTGTCACACCACTCAGAGGTgggacacaggtgcacacacacacacacccacacacacacactctctctcacacacactctctccctcgcacacgcaccctcacacaca encodes:
- the LOC134096077 gene encoding polycystin-1-like protein 2; the encoded protein is MFWKAPVDENSPVIVQIGTLKITWAEVIIGVESGLLMFPINILIITIFRSIRPRLQPPKAPQSGTQNQKAVAVAMPTLLKEIEEVVNMLSKSPKNQIKPLAGTLQSSADLSAALDVIHTVIHVMQGETESDHHWVHCSHFVLYSLARLSESLERLGAGAFSCTEEYQCVRSMMGLLLKKAEMVAMCHTTQRPVLVVHKKKSSCWLPWWFVFVGWFLLFSISGVSTFFTLLYGFVYGKEMSIQWVISLGLSLFQSIFVLQPLKVIALAIFFALIMRPVAVEESEEVGILLKEQQRRREQYTGRTVS